The following proteins are co-located in the Legionella busanensis genome:
- a CDS encoding GNAT family N-acetyltransferase yields MQTKITVRPYQEVDAPALAAIYYNTIHQVNSRDYSSEQINAWAPELSLQAERWKPKWKSIIPLVAICDEKAVGFAEFEPTGHIDCFYVHHSYQGQGAGKALMFEIEDKAKQEQIPRLYAEVSITAKPFFEKCGFVVVKQQQVLIRGYELTNYRMEKRLIYDQVIIHELKDEKIPDIVKAFKESNWTLKSSLLFKQYLQEQQQQKRLIWLAYYGDYFAGYITLKWQSNYPFFQENKIPEIMDLNVLPKFRQLGIGSLLLNKAEEKSIIKSSYVGIGVGLYADYGAAQQLYIKRGYIPDGRGTTFNYKATLPGESYPVDDDLILWLTKKLR; encoded by the coding sequence ATGCAAACTAAAATTACTGTTAGACCTTATCAAGAAGTTGATGCGCCAGCGCTTGCTGCTATCTATTATAATACTATTCATCAAGTAAATAGCCGAGATTATTCGTCTGAACAAATTAATGCATGGGCTCCGGAGCTCTCTCTACAAGCTGAACGCTGGAAGCCTAAATGGAAAAGTATTATTCCTTTAGTTGCCATTTGTGACGAAAAAGCTGTTGGCTTTGCTGAATTTGAACCTACCGGTCATATAGATTGTTTTTATGTACATCATAGCTATCAAGGACAAGGTGCAGGTAAAGCATTAATGTTTGAAATTGAGGATAAAGCTAAGCAAGAGCAAATTCCGCGCCTCTATGCAGAGGTAAGTATTACGGCAAAACCCTTTTTTGAAAAATGTGGGTTTGTTGTTGTTAAACAACAACAAGTGCTAATTCGAGGTTATGAGTTAACGAATTATAGAATGGAAAAGCGGTTAATATATGATCAGGTCATTATCCACGAACTTAAAGATGAAAAGATACCTGATATAGTAAAGGCATTTAAAGAATCTAATTGGACTTTAAAATCTTCTTTATTATTTAAACAATATTTACAAGAACAACAGCAACAAAAACGTCTGATTTGGCTTGCTTATTATGGTGATTATTTTGCAGGTTACATTACTCTAAAGTGGCAATCTAATTATCCTTTTTTTCAAGAAAATAAAATCCCTGAGATTATGGATTTAAATGTATTACCTAAATTTAGACAATTAGGAATTGGATCTTTGCTTTTAAACAAAGCAGAAGAAAAGAGTATAATAAAAAGTAGCTATGTTGGTATTGGCGTTGGCCTTTATGCTGATTATGGTGCTGCACAGCAGTTGTACATTAAGCGCGGATATATACCCGACGGACGTGGAACTACTTTTAATTATAAAGCGACTCTACCTGGCGAGAGTTATCCTGTCGATGATGACTTAATCCTTTGGTTAACTAAGAAATTACGGTGA
- a CDS encoding pyridoxine/pyridoxamine 5'-phosphate oxidase gives MSHPIKLLHLWLEEEHHAGAPNPQQAVLCTTDRQSSPQGRVVAIREITDQSLLFFTQKPTKKVIALSENPFACIVFWFELFQREVILKGPIEALSVEENQNYWQTYSPSAQIRFHSYAPTSGQPIASKALLEEKRRKLAQQYGETTIPMSPFYCGFRLIFNHFVFYTYRTDELSDVISYQKLHNTWQKVFLSP, from the coding sequence ATGTCGCATCCAATTAAATTACTACACCTTTGGTTAGAAGAAGAACATCACGCTGGCGCACCTAATCCGCAACAAGCAGTTTTATGCACCACTGATAGACAATCTAGCCCTCAAGGCCGTGTCGTTGCTATTCGTGAGATTACTGACCAAAGCCTTCTATTCTTCACTCAAAAACCAACTAAAAAAGTTATTGCACTGAGTGAAAATCCCTTTGCTTGTATTGTTTTTTGGTTTGAACTATTTCAACGGGAAGTAATTCTTAAAGGTCCTATTGAAGCCTTATCTGTTGAGGAAAATCAAAATTATTGGCAAACTTATTCTCCTTCTGCTCAGATTCGCTTTCACAGCTATGCACCTACTTCTGGGCAGCCTATCGCAAGTAAAGCTTTACTCGAAGAAAAAAGAAGAAAGCTTGCACAACAATATGGTGAAACAACGATCCCTATGAGTCCTTTTTACTGTGGTTTTAGGCTAATATTCAACCACTTTGTATTTTATACTTATCGAACTGATGAACTATCCGATGTTATTTCCTATCAAAAACTTCATAATACTTGGCAAAAAGTATTCCTTTCACCGTAA
- a CDS encoding GNAT family N-acetyltransferase, which yields MIDYQIISIQKKHINDFWLAVDSVARERKYLAFLEGPPIDTTIDFVAKNINENWPHLLAVAEEKIIGWCDITGLDRPIFAHRGVLGIGILAPYRGMGIGSQLIKAALEKAQKKGLTRIELTVREHNQNALSLYKKFGFEIEGIHKKGVYIDGVYEDLIFMARLYQ from the coding sequence ATGATAGATTATCAAATCATTTCTATTCAAAAGAAACATATTAATGACTTTTGGTTGGCAGTTGACAGCGTAGCGCGAGAACGTAAATATTTAGCCTTTTTAGAGGGTCCACCTATTGATACCACAATAGATTTTGTTGCAAAAAATATTAACGAAAATTGGCCTCATTTATTAGCTGTTGCAGAAGAGAAAATTATTGGCTGGTGTGATATTACAGGTTTAGATAGACCGATTTTTGCACATCGGGGCGTATTAGGCATTGGCATTTTAGCCCCCTATCGGGGCATGGGCATTGGCAGTCAATTAATAAAAGCAGCCCTAGAAAAAGCGCAAAAAAAAGGTTTAACGCGTATTGAATTAACCGTTCGGGAACATAATCAAAACGCACTTTCCCTTTATAAAAAATTTGGCTTTGAAATAGAAGGTATTCATAAAAAAGGGGTCTATATAGATGGCGTTTATGAAGATCTTATTTTTATGGCTCGCCTTTATCAATAA
- a CDS encoding GNAT family N-acetyltransferase: MTISFRALKNYDFPLLLKWLQTPHVRAWWDSDIDWNLNLIKEKYATYVDGYKESDNSKEPIYAYILEFNQQEIGYIQYYDAHRFINENYLRELPTSLVAIDMYIGEPLALNKGLGSQALVLLMEQFIFPNFAAALVTPDLNNHQAIACYRKAGFNPVYEHKENHELWLLKDKPKL, from the coding sequence ATGACTATTTCCTTTCGAGCGCTTAAAAATTATGATTTCCCTTTACTGCTGAAATGGCTACAAACACCTCATGTTAGAGCTTGGTGGGATAGCGATATTGATTGGAATCTAAACCTTATTAAAGAAAAATACGCAACCTATGTTGATGGTTACAAAGAGAGTGATAACTCCAAAGAACCTATCTATGCTTATATCCTTGAATTTAATCAACAAGAAATTGGTTATATTCAATATTATGATGCCCATCGCTTTATCAATGAAAATTATTTAAGGGAGTTACCAACTAGCTTGGTAGCAATTGATATGTATATTGGTGAGCCTTTAGCGCTTAATAAAGGGTTAGGCTCGCAAGCCTTAGTATTACTAATGGAGCAGTTTATCTTTCCTAATTTTGCTGCTGCTTTAGTTACACCTGATTTAAATAATCACCAAGCTATTGCTTGTTATCGTAAAGCAGGATTTAATCCTGTTTATGAGCATAAAGAAAATCATGAGTTATGGTTATTAAAAGATAAACCTAAACTTTGA
- a CDS encoding APC family permease — protein sequence MQYKFLRVSSLVLLQIAIVGNLQVLPANASYGASLPFLYFFAIIGFFLPCTLMVAELATTRPQTGGAYIWCEQAFGPQVSFFTVTILWISNLLWYPSIFSLIATNFAYLFNKSLAQNKLFIVTFNVFLFWFFTGLNCLGVKFSSRTSIACSILGIIIPIILIILGGLIWCLKGQPSAISFTHTSMLPNLNNINNLSLLIAIVISLFGIEITAVHAGNVVNPKRDYPLSLLIAGILLLIFLLSAELAIAAIIPLNKLSVVTGLLDALIIFFDSIHLSYLISLVLFLILIGNLGSVAAWMLGSTRSMAIACQKNQVASILQKTNRYEAPIGVLICEAFIFSFVSTIFLIFPSIIDSFWLLLDLAAQISLIYYIILFVSAVRLRYLPTIAEGFVLPGGNILFVIIMLIGALTSLLALSTGFIAPANLDARSISLFHWIMILGLIFTLIFPFMLLLIKSKK from the coding sequence ATGCAATATAAATTTCTTCGTGTTAGTTCGCTTGTTCTTTTACAAATTGCTATTGTAGGCAATTTGCAAGTACTACCTGCCAATGCTAGTTATGGTGCTTCTTTACCTTTTCTTTATTTTTTTGCAATTATTGGATTTTTTCTACCCTGCACATTAATGGTTGCTGAGTTAGCTACCACTCGGCCGCAAACAGGCGGAGCTTATATTTGGTGTGAGCAGGCTTTTGGTCCGCAAGTAAGTTTTTTTACTGTAACCATTTTATGGATTTCTAACCTACTTTGGTATCCCTCCATTTTTTCCTTAATTGCCACTAATTTTGCCTACCTATTTAATAAATCATTAGCGCAAAATAAATTATTTATAGTGACTTTTAATGTTTTTTTGTTTTGGTTTTTTACTGGTTTAAATTGTTTAGGTGTAAAATTTTCTAGTAGAACAAGTATCGCATGTAGCATATTAGGGATCATTATTCCTATCATTTTAATTATTTTAGGTGGTTTAATCTGGTGTTTAAAAGGCCAGCCTAGTGCAATTAGCTTTACTCATACATCAATGCTGCCTAATTTAAACAATATAAATAATTTAAGTCTATTAATCGCCATTGTTATTTCTCTTTTTGGCATTGAGATCACAGCAGTGCATGCTGGTAATGTAGTTAATCCTAAGCGAGATTATCCGTTAAGCTTATTAATTGCCGGTATTTTACTTTTAATATTTCTTTTATCGGCTGAACTCGCTATTGCTGCCATTATTCCTCTAAACAAGTTAAGTGTAGTAACGGGCTTACTAGATGCATTAATTATTTTTTTTGACTCTATTCATTTATCCTATTTAATTAGTTTAGTGTTATTTTTAATACTCATTGGCAACCTTGGTAGTGTAGCTGCATGGATGTTAGGTTCAACGCGCAGCATGGCTATTGCCTGTCAAAAAAATCAAGTTGCATCCATTTTACAAAAGACAAATCGATATGAGGCGCCAATTGGCGTACTTATTTGTGAAGCATTTATTTTCTCATTTGTAAGTACTATTTTTTTAATTTTTCCCTCTATTATTGACTCATTTTGGTTACTGTTAGACTTAGCAGCGCAAATATCACTTATCTATTATATTATTCTTTTTGTCTCAGCTGTGCGTTTACGTTACCTGCCAACCATAGCTGAAGGGTTCGTTTTGCCTGGAGGGAATATTTTATTCGTAATTATTATGTTAATTGGTGCGCTTACATCCCTTTTAGCTTTAAGCACTGGCTTTATTGCCCCAGCGAATTTAGACGCACGGAGTATCTCTTTATTTCATTGGATAATGATATTAGGTCTGATTTTTACCTTGATTTTTCCTTTCATGCTTTTACTTATTAAGTCAAAAAAGTGA